The DNA segment AAAAATAACTCTACTCTCACTGCCCATATAAAAAGGCCAGTAGATATAAATGCGCCAAATAATAAAGCAGCTGCACCCCGCTTCCTCCTTGTGAACTTCTTTTTCATATTCAATTGTCCCTTTAGCGAGAATAAACCAGAAACGACAAATTTGGATCATTCGCCGTTTCCGGAAAATTTTTAAAAGGTGTAAATTGCGCCTAGACCGATCAGACGATCCCGCGCAGGTGCCCCTATCCGTGCGGTAGGTGCAAAATCACTATTTACATAGCCATATAATTCATACTGTTCGTCGAGCAAATTGTCTGCCCACAGATAGACTTCAATATGCTCAGTCTGTAATGCCAAGCGCAAATCCAATTTGTCGTAAGCTGTGAGATCAAAATGGTTTTGCGGATCAGCCGGTCGCTCATCCACGTATCGGTAATTTACGCTGGCATTCAGCGCTGGCGCCTGTAGCCCCATAAAGTCTGGCAATGGGCGATAAAAATTTAAAGAAAGGTTCGTGCTCCAGCGCGGCACATCAGGCACCTCGTTTCCTGCAGCGACAAAGCCACCGGAAACACCTGGCACATCGTTGATGATCGCAGTATCCAAAAAGCTCAATCCAGCCGCCACACTGAATCCTTCCGTGATTAGCCAACTACCTTCAAGTTCCGCACCGAAAGTTTCCGTATCGGCATTCACCGCGTTGGTGGCAAAAGTTACAAAATCAAAACCGATTAAATGGTCGTCGTCGGCCTGATTAAAGAAAACCGCTCCCTCGAGCCTGAGGCGCTCCGATTCGCTTTTAAAGCCCACCTCAAGCGTATCGACCTTGGCTGGTCTATAGGGCAGACTATCGAGCGGCTGCGTGGCAAAGTCATTAAATCCACCTGCCTTATAGCCGCGAGCCGCCACGGTATAAATATTCGTTGAATCGGAGACTGCATAGCTGAGAGCCAATCGGCCTGTTGCATAGTTGTCATCCAGGTTGCGTTGATCTTGCTGTACAAATTCACCAATGGCCGGAATAAAACTGGTGTATTCAGCCACATAGGTTTTGCTGTCGCGGGTATAGCGCAGACCCGCTGTGAATTTTATTGCGTCACTCAGAGGAAGTGTCAGCTCACCATAGACCGCTTGACTATCCGTATCATAGTCTCGGTCCTGGCTACTGCTTCTAATCAAATCCATCGAATCAAAGCTTCTTTCAGCCTGGGACAGATTCACCCCGACCACCCAGAATGAAGTGGCCTCGGGTAACGAAGACAGTCGTAGATCCTGGCTGATAGTGCGCTCTTCCTGCTGATCGCCGCGAAGATACTCTACCGGGAAATTGAATACAGCGCCGGCTGTGGTGCTGTCAAATCCGGTCAGGTAGTCAAAGTCTGTATTGACCAATGCGGTAATCGCGGTCAATTGACTGCGATTCCATTGGTGATTAATTTCTATGGAGAAGCGTTCAATAGTTTTATTATTGTTATCGAATACTCCCGGTGTATGCTCACTGCCGGGATTATCGGTAAAGGGCTGCAATAACTGCAGGTTCAGGAAACCTTCCTGATGCTGCCTCTCTGCGATAACCAAAGCTGAAGTGTCTGGACTGAGATCCCATAGCAGGCTACCTCGAAACGCCAGAGCATCGGGTTGTGTCATAGGATCGCCATTAGTGATATTTTCTATCCAGTGATCCTCACTTGTGTGGCGGACCGCCAAACGGCCACTAAGCGAGTCAGAAAAGGGGCCACTGACGACTGCTTCGTATAGCCGCTGGCTTTGCTCACCGGCTTCAATGCGCCCGTAAGCTTCTAAATCCCGGGTTGGCTTGTTGGTAATTATATTTATGGCGCCAGCTTCGCTGTTGCGCCCGAACAAAGTGCCCTGTGGACCTTTCAGTATTTCCAGTCTGTCGATATCCAATGTGCCAAGAGAAACATTTCCCGCTGGCATGGATACGCCATCAATATTCACAACAACGGAACCGTCATCCTTGTTCACCTGGGTTAGAGAGCCAACTCCGCGAATGCGGATATTGGCGTCCACAGCCCCACTTGAAGAATAAACATCAACCCCAGGCACACTGCGCAGAGCATCCTCCACATTGAGTAACAACCTGTTTTGCAGGGTATCTCCATCGATCGCATTCACACTAAAGGGAATATCTCTGGCGTTCTCCTTAGAGTGTCGGGCAGTAACCACTACAACTTCCAGTTCAGTGTCCGACAGGCTATCGGTATTCGTAGTTTCCACTGCAGAGTGGACCATAGAGGTAGTTAATAAGGTGGCTGACAATAATGAAATTTGCTGCGCAATCTTTCTTTTTTTATTTAGAATTTTACTGGGCATTGATCAAAGCTTCCTGTGTTTAAGTAAAAATGAAATCTTGATGTGGCTATTTCGCAGGGACTTTCGTCCTTCCGAGTAAGTTCTGCGCTGGATCACGCTGATAGGATGGCCAAACATCCAGCGCCAATACCTGTTTCGAAGGCAGACGATCAATCAGCATATTTTCATTGATGACCTCAGCATCCAGCTCATTGATATCGGTCAATAAACGATAGCTGGCAGTTTCGGTAACCGGCTGCCACCCCCCTTTCTCCCAGCGCCAACGCTGCCCATCCAGGCGTATCTGGCCCGTCTCCAAATACTCGACTGTTAAAGCTGACGAGAGAGGAGCCCCGAGCATATTTTGTGTACGGGTCAC comes from the Microbulbifer sp. MI-G genome and includes:
- a CDS encoding TonB-dependent receptor — translated: METTNTDSLSDTELEVVVVTARHSKENARDIPFSVNAIDGDTLQNRLLLNVEDALRSVPGVDVYSSSGAVDANIRIRGVGSLTQVNKDDGSVVVNIDGVSMPAGNVSLGTLDIDRLEILKGPQGTLFGRNSEAGAINIITNKPTRDLEAYGRIEAGEQSQRLYEAVVSGPFSDSLSGRLAVRHTSEDHWIENITNGDPMTQPDALAFRGSLLWDLSPDTSALVIAERQHQEGFLNLQLLQPFTDNPGSEHTPGVFDNNNKTIERFSIEINHQWNRSQLTAITALVNTDFDYLTGFDSTTAGAVFNFPVEYLRGDQQEERTISQDLRLSSLPEATSFWVVGVNLSQAERSFDSMDLIRSSSQDRDYDTDSQAVYGELTLPLSDAIKFTAGLRYTRDSKTYVAEYTSFIPAIGEFVQQDQRNLDDNYATGRLALSYAVSDSTNIYTVAARGYKAGGFNDFATQPLDSLPYRPAKVDTLEVGFKSESERLRLEGAVFFNQADDDHLIGFDFVTFATNAVNADTETFGAELEGSWLITEGFSVAAGLSFLDTAIINDVPGVSGGFVAAGNEVPDVPRWSTNLSLNFYRPLPDFMGLQAPALNASVNYRYVDERPADPQNHFDLTAYDKLDLRLALQTEHIEVYLWADNLLDEQYELYGYVNSDFAPTARIGAPARDRLIGLGAIYTF